A part of Syngnathoides biaculeatus isolate LvHL_M chromosome 21, ASM1980259v1, whole genome shotgun sequence genomic DNA contains:
- the tox4b gene encoding TOX high mobility group box family member 4b isoform X1, with the protein MDLNFYSHLTGESGQHDGDPQFLDPQSFNGFDTDNKFPGGNDNYLTISGSGHPFLAPSETFHTPSLGDEEFEIPPISLDPDSSLTVSDVVSHFGELPDPGSSDSVAVPGSAVVEGDDPSFASTFVHPPSQGLEHLSLGVINQSGSALLGSSLGMDLGHPIGSQFSSSSPVTIDVPLGDMSQGLLGSGQLTTIDQSELSAQLGLGLGAGNILQRPESPEQPLSATASPTSSLQGDDMDDFRRSILVESPISQSFCPGVISLDPAVAEAPGSGPASGASAATGRKGGGGRGRKAGKKKEDPNEPQMPVRAYALFFRDTQAAIKGQNPKATIGEVSKIVASMWDSLGKEQKQVYKRKNELAKKDYMRALAEYRASVNSQVPIEVLDSPPPQPPQPPPAVSAAPAPRPTRAQQYNPEENTITNICTSNIILDLPQVTTRSRTGAIRPQPPPDSNPPPVAKIIIKQMQLPSGAVSVTAMPASSPRQPPPLQQMQSTPPPPRLQQMVHAQAPPPLQAKPRGGGTASSAAPPPLQIKVVPPLRQTDPGAPVIVTSAYETSNTGKAEGQSAVTAAARGQEVMEAEEAMEVEVKVAPRPGITPATSANICVRTGCTNPAVDSKDWDKEYCSNECVATHCRDVFTAWCAIRGQNSTTVT; encoded by the exons ATGGACCTAAATTTTTACTCCCATCTTACCGGCGAAAGCGGGCAGCACGACGGCGATCCACAGTTCTTGGATCCGCAGTCCTTCAACGGATTCGATACCGACAACAAG TTCCCGGGAGGCAATGACAACTACCTGACAATTTCTGGTTCGGGCCATCCCTTCTTGGCCCCCTCGGAG ACCTTCCACACTCCCAGTCTGGGCGATGAGGAGTTCGAGATCCCTCCCATCTCGCTGGACCCGGATTCGTCGCTCACCGTTTCCGACGTGGTGTCTCACTTCGGGGAGCTGCCCGATCCCGGTTCTTCCGACAGCGTGGCGGTCCCCGGGAGTGCCGTGGTGGAGGGCGACGACCCCTCCTTCGCCTCCACGTTTGTCCACCCGCCTTCGCAGGGGCTGGAGCATCTGAGTCTGGGAGTCATCAACCAGTCTGGGAGCGCCCTGCTGGGCTCATCCCTGGGAATG GATTTGGGCCATCCCATCGGCTCGCAGTTTAGCAGCTCATCCCCGGTCACCATCGACGTCCCGCTGGGAGACATGAGCCAAGGCCTGCTGGGTTCCGGCCAACTGACCACCATCGACCAGTCGGAGCTCAGCGCTCAACTGGGTCTCGGCTTGGGGGCCGGAAATATCCTCCAGCGCCCGGAGTCGCCGGAGCAGCCGCTGTCGGCCACGGCGTCGCCGACTAGCTCGCTGCAGGGTGACGACATGGATGACTTCCGGAGG AGCATCCTGGTGGAGTCTCCGATCTCTCAGAGCTTTTGTCCCGGCGTCATCTCCCTGGACCCCGCCGTGGCCGAGGCGCCGGGGTCCGGCCCCGCCTCGGGCGCCTCGGCGGCCACGGGCCGCAAGGGAGGGGGCGGCAGGGGTCGCAAAGCCGGGAAGAAGAAGGAAGACCCCAACGAGCCGCAGATGCCCGTGCGGGCGTACGCGCTCTTCTTCAGGGATACTCAGGCGGCGATCAAAGGACAAAACCCCAAAGCCACCATCGGAGAAGTGTCCAAAATCGTGGCGTCCATGTGGGACAGCCTCGGGAAGGAGCAGAAACAG GTTTACAAGAGGAAAAATGAACTCGCCAAGAAGGATTACATGCGAGCGCTCGCAGAGTACAGGGCCTCCGTCAATAGTCAG GTTCCCATCGAAGTGTTGGATTCGCCGCCCCCGCAGCCCCCGCAGCCCCCTCCGGCTGTCAGCGCGGCTCCCGCGCCGCGCCCCACCAGGGCCCAGCAGTACAACCCGGAAGAGAACACTATCACCAACATCTGTACCTCCAACATCATCTTGGACCTGCCTCAGGTCACCACACGCTCCCGGACGGGCGCCATCAGACCGCAACCGCCGCCCGATTCCAACCCGCCCCCCGTCGCCAAGATCATCATCAAGCAAATGCAACTGCCCTCCGGCGCCGTGTCGGTCACGGCGATGCCCGCCTCGTCGCCGCGACAGCCGCCGCCGCTGCAGCAGATGCAgagcacgccgccgccgcccaggCTGCAGCAGATGGTGCACGCCCAAGCCCCGCCGCCCCTGCAGGCCAAGCCCCGGGGAGGCGGCACGGCGTCTTCCGCGGCTCCGCCGCCGCTGCAGATCAAGGTGGTACCGCCGTTGCGTCAGACGGATCCCGGCGCGCCGGTCATCGTGACCTCGGCCTATGAAACGTCAAATACTGGAAAGGCAGAGGGACAGTCAGCCGTCACCGCGGCGGCCAGAGGACAGGAAGTGATGGAGGCAGAGGAAGCG ATGGAGGTCGAGGTGAAAGTGGCCCCCAGGCCTGGCATCACGCCCGCCACCAGCGCCAACATTTGCGTGCGCACCGGTTGCACCAACCCGGCAGTGGACAGCAAAGACTGGGACAAGGAGTACTGCAGCAACGAGTGTGTCGCCACCCACTGCAG GGACGTGTTCACGGCCTGGTGCGCCATCCGAGGGCAGAACTCCACCACAGTCACCTAG
- the LOC133494384 gene encoding solute carrier family 12 member 6-like, with protein MTSVRFTVTPTKAEDHPGLSDTSPEISSRSGTHVRFGSRESVNRSEPPSDASGGVSAPTGEGGTETPDYSNMEQGDGNSKLSSVYINNSHGADDDDFYDRNLALFEEEMDTRPKVSSLLSRLANYTNLMQGAKEHEEAESNSEKKKAKSPRMGTFMGVYLPCLQNIFGVILFLRLTWVVGTAGVLQGLCIVFICCSCTMLTAISMSAIATNGVVPAGGSYFMISRSLGPEFGGAVGLCFYLGTTFAGAMYILGAVEILLMYIAPEAAIFSAKGLESEAAAMLNNMRVYGSVCLLLMSLLVFVGVKYVNKLASVFLACVIVSIVSIYVGALVSAFKPPNFSVCMLGNRTINGHDLIDDQCARTVLLSAEREAANETFLGDGNITTPTIPEPSPSPGPALLEKTTYLWSRFCQSAELNASCDDYFTANNFSRIKGIPGLASGIITENLWSSYLSKGDVVEKGSLSSSQGEHTPSTQQPYVFADITTSFTLLVGIFFPSVTGIMAGSNRSGDLKDAQRSIPIGTILAILTTSFVYLSSILLFGACVDGVVLRDKFGDSVKGNLVVGTLAWPTPWVIVVGSFFSTCGAGLQSLTGAPRLLQAIAKDNVIPFLRVFGHGKANGEPTWALLLTAFIAELGILIASLDLVAPILTMFFLMCYLFVNLACALQTLLRTPNWRPRFSYYHWSMSFLGMTICLALMFISSWYYAIVAIVIAGMIYKYIEYHGAEKEWGDGIRGLSLSAARFALLRLEEGPPHTKNWRPQLLVLLKLDEDAHVKSPRLLTFASQLKAGKGLTIVGTVVSGNFLHSYGEALAAEQTLKLLMDKERVKGFCQCIVAQKAREGISHMIQSSGLGGMKPNTVVMGWPHAWRQSEDPQSWKTFIHTVRITTAAHLALLVPKNISLFPSNSEPCADGYMDVWWIVHDGGMLMLLPFLLRQHKVWRKCGMRIFTVAQMEDNSIQMKKDLATFLYHLRIEAEVEVVEMHDSDISAYTYERTLMMEQRSQMLRQMRLSKSDREREAQLVKDRNSMLRLTSIGSDDDDDTDAGERDRAAAGDGSSTERHRRVQMTWTKEKASQYRAAHSGCSTPEGFRDMLSIRPDHSNVRRMHTAVKLNEVIVNKSHDARVVLLNMPGPPKNPEGDENYMEFLEVLTEGLERVLLVRGGGSEVITIYS; from the exons ATGACGTCCGTGCGGTTCACCGTGACGCCCACCAAGGCGGAAGACCACCCCGGCCTGTCCGACACGTCGCCCGAAATCAGCTCCCGCTCCGGCACCCACGTGCGCTTCGGGTCCCGGGAAAGCGTCAACCGTAGCGAGCCGCCCAGCGACGCGTCGGGAGGGGTCTCGGCCCCGACGGGAGAAGGCGGGACGGAAACGCCGGACTACAGCAACATGGAGCAAG GGGATGGAAATTCCAAACTGTCCAGCGTGTACATCAACAACAGCCACGGCGCCGATGACGACGACTTCTACGACAGGAACCTGGCCCTGTTCGAG GAGGAGATGGACACGCGGCCCAAAGTGTCGTCTCTGCTCAGTCGGCTGGCCAACTACACCAACCTGATGCAGGGCGCCAAGGAGCACGAGGAAGCTGAGAGCAACAGTGAGAAGAAGAAGGCCAAG TCACCGCGCATGGGGACCTTTATGGGCGTCTACCTGCCGTGTCTGCAGAATATCTTTGGGGTCATCTTGTTCCTGCGTTTGACGTGGGTGGTGGGGACCGCCGGCGTGTTGCAGGGCCTCTGCATCGTCTTCATCTGCTGCTCCTGC ACGATGCTGACCGCCATATCGATGAGCGCCATCGCCACCAACGGGGTGGTTCCAG CCGGAGGCTCCTACTTCATGATCAGCCGCTCTCTGGGTCCAGAGTTCGGCGGTGCGGTTGGTCTGTGCTTCTACCTGGGCACCACCTTCGCGGGAGCCATGTACATCCTCGGAGCCGTCGAGATCTTGCTG ATGTACATCGCTCCAGAAGCGGCCATCTTTAGTGCCAAAGGGCTGGAGAGCGAGGCTGCGGCCATGTTGAACAACATGCGTGTCTACGGCTCCGTCTGCCTCCTCCTCATGTCCTTGCTGGTATTTGTCGGGGTCAAGTATGTCAACAAGCTGGCCTCTGTCTTCTTGGCCTGCGTCATCGTCTCCATCGTCTCCATCTACGTTGGCGCGCTGGTCTCCGCCTTCAAGCCGCCGAACTTCTC GGTATGTATGCTCGGAAACAGAACCATCAACGGCCACGATCTCATCGATGACCAGTGCGCCAGAACCGTCCTGCTTTCGGCCGAGAGGGAGGCCGCCAACGAGACGTTTCTCGGGG ACGGCAACATCACGACGCCGACGATACCGGAACCCAGTCCGAGCCCCGGTCCCGCTCTCCTGGAAAAGACCACGTACTTGTGGAGCCGCTTCTGCCAGAGCGCCGAGCTCAACGCCTCCTGTGACGACTATTTCACTGCCAACAACTTCTCCCGTATCAAAGGCATCCCCGGTTTGGCCAGCGGCATCATCACCG AGAATCTGTGGAGCTCATACCTCAGCAAAGGGGATGTGGTGGAGAAAGGCTCCTTGAGCTCCTCCCAGGGAGAGCACACTCCGTCCACACAGCAGCCTTACGTCTTTGCCGATATCACCACGTCCTTCACGCTGCTGGTGGGGATCTTCTTCCCCTCCGTCACCG GAATCATGGCCGGCTCCAATCGCTCTGGGGACCTGAAAGACGCCCAGCGTTCCATCCCCATTGGGACCATCCTCGCCATCCTCACCACCTCCTTTGTTT ACTTAAGCAGCATTCTTTTATTTGGCGCCTGCGTTGACGGCGTGGTCCTCAGAGACAA GTTCGGAGACTCGGTCAAAGGGAATCTGGTGGTGGGCACGCTCGCCTGGCCCACCCCCTGGGTCATTGTCGTGGGCTCCTTCTTCTCCACGTGCGGCGCGGGTCTCCAGTCGCTGACGGGTGCGCCGAGACTTCTGCAGGCCATCGCCAAGGACAACGTTATCCCTTTCCTTCGG GTGTTTGGTCACGGCAAAGCAAACGGCGAGCCCACCTGGGCACTGCTGCTGACGGCCTTCATCGCCGAGCTGGGTATCCTCATTGCATCTCTGGACCTGGTGGCCCCCATCCTGACCAT GTTCTTCTTGATGTGTTATCTGTTTGTCAACCTGGCGTGCGCCCTCCAAACCCTCCTGAGGACGCCCAACTGGAGACCGCGGTTCTCCTACTACCACTG GTCCATGTCATTTTTGGGGATGACGATCTGCCTGGCGCTCATGTTCATCTCCTCCTGGTACTATGCAATCGTCGCCATAGTGATTGCAGGGATGATCTACAAGTACATTGAGTACCACGG AGCCGAGAAAGAGTGGGGGGACGGGATCCGTGGGCTGTCGCTGAGCGCTGCCCGTTTTGCCCTCTTGCGGTTGGAAGAAGGCCCGCCGCACACCAAGAACTGGAG GCCTCAGCTGTTGGTTTTACTCAAGCTGGACGAAGACGCGCACGTCAAGTCTCCTCGCCTGCTGACATTTGCCAGCCAGCTGAAGGCGGGAAAAGGCCTGACCATCGTGGGCACCGTGGTTTCCGGCAACTTCCTGCACAGCTACGGGGAGGCTCTGGCGGCGGAACAG ACCCTGAAGCTTCTGATGGACAAGGAGCGGGTCAAGGGGTTCTGCCAGTGCATCGTAGCGCAGAAGGCGCGCGAAGGCATCAGTCACATGATCCAGTCCAGCGGCCTGGGTGGGATGAAACCCAACACCGTGGTCATGGGGTGGCCTCACGCTTGGAGGCAGAGCGAGGATCCGCAGTCCTGGAAGACCTTCATCC ACACGGTGCGCATCACCACGGCCGCTCACCTGGCCCTGCTGGTCCCCAAGAACATCTCCCTGTTCCCCAGCAACAGCGAGCCGTGCGCCGACGGCTACATGGACGTGTGGTGGATCGTGCACGACGGCGGGATGCTGATGCTGCTGCCCTTCCTGCTGCGCCAGCACAAG GTGTGGCGCAAGTGCGGGATGCGCATCTTCACCGTGGCCCAGATGGAGGACAATTCCATCCAGATGAAGAAGGACCTGGCGACCTTCCTCTACCACTTGCGCATCGAGGCCGAAGTGGAAGTTGTGGAGATG CACGACAGCGACATCAGCGCGTACACCTACGAGAGGACCCTGATGATGGAGCAGAGGTCCCAGATGCTCCGCCAGATGCGTCTCTCCAAATCGGACCGCGAGCGAGAG GCTCAGCTCGTCAAAGACCGGAACTCCATGCTGCGACTCACGAGCATCGGctcggacgacgacgacgacacggACGCCGGCGAGCGGGATCGAGCGGCCGCCGGCGACGGATCCTCGACCGAGCGCCATCGTCGCGTTCAGATGACCTGGACCAAAGAGAAGGCTTCGCAGTACCGGGCCGCGCACTCCGGATGCTCCACGCCGGAGGGCTTCCGGGACATGCTCAGCATCCGGCC TGACCATTCCAACGTGAGGAGGATGCACACGGCCGTCAAGCTCAACGAAGTCATTGTCAATAAATCCCACGATGCCCGAGTCGTCTTGCTCAACATGCCGGGACCGCCCAAGAATCCAGAGGGAGATGAGAACT ACATGGAGTTCCTGGAGGTTCTCACGGAGGGCTTGGAGCGGGTTCTGCTGGTCCGAGGCGGAGGGAGCGAAGTCATCACCATCTACTCCTGA
- the tox4b gene encoding TOX high mobility group box family member 4b isoform X2, which yields MEFPGGNDNYLTISGSGHPFLAPSETFHTPSLGDEEFEIPPISLDPDSSLTVSDVVSHFGELPDPGSSDSVAVPGSAVVEGDDPSFASTFVHPPSQGLEHLSLGVINQSGSALLGSSLGMDLGHPIGSQFSSSSPVTIDVPLGDMSQGLLGSGQLTTIDQSELSAQLGLGLGAGNILQRPESPEQPLSATASPTSSLQGDDMDDFRRSILVESPISQSFCPGVISLDPAVAEAPGSGPASGASAATGRKGGGGRGRKAGKKKEDPNEPQMPVRAYALFFRDTQAAIKGQNPKATIGEVSKIVASMWDSLGKEQKQVYKRKNELAKKDYMRALAEYRASVNSQVPIEVLDSPPPQPPQPPPAVSAAPAPRPTRAQQYNPEENTITNICTSNIILDLPQVTTRSRTGAIRPQPPPDSNPPPVAKIIIKQMQLPSGAVSVTAMPASSPRQPPPLQQMQSTPPPPRLQQMVHAQAPPPLQAKPRGGGTASSAAPPPLQIKVVPPLRQTDPGAPVIVTSAYETSNTGKAEGQSAVTAAARGQEVMEAEEAMEVEVKVAPRPGITPATSANICVRTGCTNPAVDSKDWDKEYCSNECVATHCRDVFTAWCAIRGQNSTTVT from the exons ATGGAG TTCCCGGGAGGCAATGACAACTACCTGACAATTTCTGGTTCGGGCCATCCCTTCTTGGCCCCCTCGGAG ACCTTCCACACTCCCAGTCTGGGCGATGAGGAGTTCGAGATCCCTCCCATCTCGCTGGACCCGGATTCGTCGCTCACCGTTTCCGACGTGGTGTCTCACTTCGGGGAGCTGCCCGATCCCGGTTCTTCCGACAGCGTGGCGGTCCCCGGGAGTGCCGTGGTGGAGGGCGACGACCCCTCCTTCGCCTCCACGTTTGTCCACCCGCCTTCGCAGGGGCTGGAGCATCTGAGTCTGGGAGTCATCAACCAGTCTGGGAGCGCCCTGCTGGGCTCATCCCTGGGAATG GATTTGGGCCATCCCATCGGCTCGCAGTTTAGCAGCTCATCCCCGGTCACCATCGACGTCCCGCTGGGAGACATGAGCCAAGGCCTGCTGGGTTCCGGCCAACTGACCACCATCGACCAGTCGGAGCTCAGCGCTCAACTGGGTCTCGGCTTGGGGGCCGGAAATATCCTCCAGCGCCCGGAGTCGCCGGAGCAGCCGCTGTCGGCCACGGCGTCGCCGACTAGCTCGCTGCAGGGTGACGACATGGATGACTTCCGGAGG AGCATCCTGGTGGAGTCTCCGATCTCTCAGAGCTTTTGTCCCGGCGTCATCTCCCTGGACCCCGCCGTGGCCGAGGCGCCGGGGTCCGGCCCCGCCTCGGGCGCCTCGGCGGCCACGGGCCGCAAGGGAGGGGGCGGCAGGGGTCGCAAAGCCGGGAAGAAGAAGGAAGACCCCAACGAGCCGCAGATGCCCGTGCGGGCGTACGCGCTCTTCTTCAGGGATACTCAGGCGGCGATCAAAGGACAAAACCCCAAAGCCACCATCGGAGAAGTGTCCAAAATCGTGGCGTCCATGTGGGACAGCCTCGGGAAGGAGCAGAAACAG GTTTACAAGAGGAAAAATGAACTCGCCAAGAAGGATTACATGCGAGCGCTCGCAGAGTACAGGGCCTCCGTCAATAGTCAG GTTCCCATCGAAGTGTTGGATTCGCCGCCCCCGCAGCCCCCGCAGCCCCCTCCGGCTGTCAGCGCGGCTCCCGCGCCGCGCCCCACCAGGGCCCAGCAGTACAACCCGGAAGAGAACACTATCACCAACATCTGTACCTCCAACATCATCTTGGACCTGCCTCAGGTCACCACACGCTCCCGGACGGGCGCCATCAGACCGCAACCGCCGCCCGATTCCAACCCGCCCCCCGTCGCCAAGATCATCATCAAGCAAATGCAACTGCCCTCCGGCGCCGTGTCGGTCACGGCGATGCCCGCCTCGTCGCCGCGACAGCCGCCGCCGCTGCAGCAGATGCAgagcacgccgccgccgcccaggCTGCAGCAGATGGTGCACGCCCAAGCCCCGCCGCCCCTGCAGGCCAAGCCCCGGGGAGGCGGCACGGCGTCTTCCGCGGCTCCGCCGCCGCTGCAGATCAAGGTGGTACCGCCGTTGCGTCAGACGGATCCCGGCGCGCCGGTCATCGTGACCTCGGCCTATGAAACGTCAAATACTGGAAAGGCAGAGGGACAGTCAGCCGTCACCGCGGCGGCCAGAGGACAGGAAGTGATGGAGGCAGAGGAAGCG ATGGAGGTCGAGGTGAAAGTGGCCCCCAGGCCTGGCATCACGCCCGCCACCAGCGCCAACATTTGCGTGCGCACCGGTTGCACCAACCCGGCAGTGGACAGCAAAGACTGGGACAAGGAGTACTGCAGCAACGAGTGTGTCGCCACCCACTGCAG GGACGTGTTCACGGCCTGGTGCGCCATCCGAGGGCAGAACTCCACCACAGTCACCTAG